The Vanessa cardui chromosome 9, ilVanCard2.1, whole genome shotgun sequence genome has a window encoding:
- the LOC124532487 gene encoding lipase 1-like, translating to MNILYGKKSWLVLFFLNISGVTCFISYNNTGKANRGSNQSSDVFLNSVQLLQKYNYPTEEHVIITKDGYKLRSFRIPRKGPPVMLVHGIGDTSDCWLVLGPKHSLAYLLADAGFDVWLFNARGNRYSNENPRRISQKQYWDFSYEEIGILDLPATIDHILNITRRPKLTYIGFSQGTTVFFVMCSMLAEYNSLIDHAILLAPVAWIKHIKFPLINFFSRNLENLTLYAENKKVYEVFPYNYKFSKFHATVCRVNSPLRLLCELEYYIQFGVKKLTNLLTDRLPVITSHIPAGSSAKVFFHFIQGHARKRFQRYDYGIEKNKKVYASLSPPEYNVSLISVPMTLVVSEIDWFCDKDDVDTLKSKLKTVDKVINIKESVQFTHLEFVYGSRVNTVINEPVINILENLRNK from the coding sequence atgaatattttgtacGGAAAAAAATCGTGgcttgtgttgttttttttaaacattagtgGTGTAACTTGTTTCATCAGTTACAATAATACTGGAAAAGCGAATAGAGGAAGTAATCAAAGTTCCGACGTGTTCCTTAATTCAGTGCAactgttacaaaaatataattatcccACAGAAGAGCATGTCATAATTACTAAAGACGGATACAAATTAAGAAGTTTCCGTATACCAAGGAAAGGGCCACCGGTCATGCTGGTTCATGGAATTGGTGACACTTCGGATTGCTGGCTGGTGCTGGGACCGAAACACTCTCTAGCATATTTATTAGCAGATGCCGGATTTGATGTTTGGTTATTTAATGCAAGAGGTAATAGATACAGTAACGAGAACCCCAGAAGAATTAGCCAAAAGCAGTACTGGGACTTTAGTTACGAGGAAATAGGGATACTAGATCTACCTGCTACTATAGATCACATACTTAATATAACACGTCGTCCAAAACTGACATATATTGGATTTTCACAAGGAACAACCGTATTTTTTGTGATGTGCAGTATGTTAGCCGAATACAATTCTTTGATTGATCATGCTATATTATTAGCACCGGTGGCTTGGATAAAACACATAAAGTttccattaattaattttttttctcgaaACTTAGAAAATTTGACATTGTatgctgaaaataaaaaagtgtacgAAGTTTTcccttataattataaattcagtAAATTCCACGCTACCGTGTGTCGAGTAAATTCGCCTTTAAGATTGTTATGTgaattagaatattatatacaatttggtGTAAAAAAACTGACTAATTTACTGACAGATCGTTTGCCCGTTATAACTAGTCACATACCGGCGGGTTCGTCggcaaaagtattttttcattttattcaggGACATGCAAGGAAAAGGTTTCAAAGATATGACTATGgaatcgaaaaaaataaaaaagtttacgcTTCATTGTCGCCACCCGAATACAATGTTTCGCTGATAAGTGTACCGATGACTCTTGTTGTTAGTGAAATCGATTGGTTTTGTGACAAAGATGATGTTGACACATTGAAAAGCAAACTAAAGACGGTAGACAAAGTCATTAATATAAAGGAATCTGTTCAATTCACACACCTTGAATTTGTTTATGGTTCTCGTGTGAATACTGTAATTAACGAACctgtgataaatattttagaaaacttaagaaataaatga
- the LOC124532265 gene encoding molybdenum cofactor sulfurase, producing the protein MSVLSNVIDEHRMEIIKNEFVRLEEKCYLENAGTALYPQRLLNKINEDLLKNVYMNPHSDKYTRDCIEQIRCMVLNHFNTDNSNYTVVFTSGTTQSLKLVLETFQFHNNNDDDLIGSFIYLRDNHTSVIGLRELAESKNVDVVHISHSEFLSSLKLPQTSNNLQERKQNKSNTLLVYPAQSNFNGFKYPIDCMDNIKNGCLRGYLKKQLCDVNCNWYILLDAASLTSTNKLDLSITQPDFVCLSFYKIFGFPTGLGAFLIKNNSADVLNEKKYFGGGTVDIVLSGEDYHVKRKNLHERLEDGTPAFLSIIALKHCFDIISLLIPKTVNNNIMDTISYHTYYLAKDLYEQLKNLKHDNGMNAAVLYMDSDFTDIKTQGGIVTFNLLRKNGSYIGYVEFQHMADLFNISVRTGCFCNSGSCQRHLKISNKEMKAMHKAGHKCGDEMDLIDGKPTGAIRVSFGYYNTYDDIDKLILMISKCFLRKEIKKPKRIMMNFNKSLTQITNGISSNEQLSLVLKQRNFSKVNEIEYYNNDYKITLTEIDIFPIKSCGAFKIKSGWKIGTKGLEFDREWMIVKDNGICLTQKQNTLMCKIRPFIDLKNRCLTLNFDGQQPISISLDPNVSNSYTETQVCQSKVCTDIIKGYDCGDEVADWISNALGISFLRLIRQSSDRMLKKKASEEQKLLSLSNQAQFLLINKATVRWLRDKITDESFSDDINSLVDRFRGNLIIDSKKELIERDWQKVVIGKHEFKVEGQCSRCQMVCIDQKTGEKTVEPLRTISQEFGGKLRFGIYLSYIGPIYKCNDRMLKTYSEVNI; encoded by the exons ATGTCTGTTTTAAGCAATGTTATTGATGAACATCGgatggaaataataaaaaacgaatttgTTAGACTTGAAG aAAAATGTTACTTAGAAAATGCAGGGACAGCATTATATCCCCAAAgactattaaacaaaataaatgaagatctacttaaaaatgtttatatgaaCCCTCATTCTGATAAATATACCAGAGACTGTATAGAACAAATAAGATGTATGGTTTTAAATCATTTCAATACAGACAATTCAAATTACACTGTGGTATTTACATCTGGTACAACACAATCTCTAAAACTTGTTCTAGAAACATtccaatttcataataataatgatgatgactTAATAGGGTCTTTTATTTATCTTAGAGATAATCATACTTCAGTTATTGGCTTAAGAGAATTAGCTGAAAGTAAAAATGTTGATGTTGTTCATATATCTCATAGCGAATTTCtatcatctttaaaattacctcAAACCTCAAACAATTTGCAAGAAAGAAAACAGAATAAAAGCAATACTTTGCTAGTGTATCCAGcacaaagtaattttaatgGTTTTAAGTATCCTATAGATTGTAtggacaatataaaaaatggatGTCTAAGAGGTTATCtgaaaaaacaattatgtgATGTTAATTGCAATTGGTACATATTATTAGATGCTGCATCTTTGACTTCTACAAATAAACTAGACCTATCCATCACACAACCTGATTTTGTGtgtttatctttttataaaatattcggtTTTCCTACTGGATTAGGGgcattcttaataaaaaataatagtgcaGATGTGCTTaatgaaaaaaagtattttggcGGAGGAACCGTGGACATTGTTTTGAGTGGTGAAGATTACcatgtaaaaagaaaaaatcttcATGAAAG aCTTGAAGATGGGACTCCGGCATTTTTGTCCATAATTGCCTTAAAACattgttttgatataatttctCTTCTCATAcctaaaacagttaataacaatattatggaCACAATATCTTACCACACATATTATTTAGCCAAAGATTTATATGAACAATTAAAGAATTTGAAACATGACAATGGTATGAATGCAGCTGTTTTATATATGGATTCAGATTTTACAGACATAAAGACACAAGGAGGAattgtaacatttaatttattaaggaaAAATGGATCCTACATTGGATATGTTGAG TTTCAACATATGGcagatttatttaacattagtgTCAGAACCGGATGTTTTTGCAATTCTGGTTCTTGTCAAAGACAtttgaaaatatcaaataaagaaaTGAAGGCCATGCATAAAGCTGGTCACAAATGTGGAGATGAAATGGATTTAATAGATGGGAAACCAACCGGTGCAATAAGAGTTTCATTTGGTTACTATAATACATATGATGATATagataagttaattttaatgataagtaAATGTTTTCTCAGAAAAGAAATCAAAAAACCTAAACGCATAATGATGAATTTTAACAAAAGTCTGACCCAAATAACTAATGGAATATCGTCAAATGAACAGTTATCCTTGGTTTTAAAACAAAGGAATTTCAGCAAGGTCaatgaaatagaatattataacaatgattacaaaattactttaacTGAAATAGACATATTTCCTATCAAATCGTGTGgtgcttttaaaattaaatcaggCTGGAAAATTGGTACTAAAGGGTTAGAATTTGATAGAGAATGGATGATTGTTAAGGACAATGGCATTTGTCttacacaaaaacaaaacacattaatGTGTAAAATTCGACCATTTATAGACCTTAAGAATAGATGCCTCACATTGAACTTTGAtg gtCAACAGCCTATTTCGATATCATTAGATCCTAATGTATCAAATAGTTATACAGAAACACAAGTATGTCAAAGTAAAGTTTGCACTGACATCATAAAAGGGTATGATTGTGGAGATGAAGTAGCTGATTGGATATCAAATGCTTTAGGCATTTCGTTCTTAAGATTAATAAGGCAATCATCTGATAGAATGCTGAAAAAGAAAGCTAGTGAAGAACAAAAATTACTCTCCCTAAGCAATCAGGCTCAATTTCTTTTGATTAATAAAGCAACGGTTAGATGGTTGAGAGATAAAATAACAGATGAATCATTTTCAGATGATATAAATTCATTAGTTGATCGGTTTCGGGGGAATCTGATAAttgattcaaaaaaagaacttatAGAAAGAGATTGGCAAAAGGTAGTCATTGGAAAACACGAGTTTAAG gtaGAAGGCCAATGTTCTCGTTGTCAAATGGTCTGCATTGATCAAAAAACTGGCGAGAAAACTGTTGAACCATTAAGAACAATATCACAAGAGTTTGGTGGAAAGCTGCGCTTTGGTATATACTTAAGCTACATTGGACCAATTTATAAGTGTAACGATCGCATGCTAAAAACATATTCagaagttaatatttaa
- the LOC124532266 gene encoding migration and invasion enhancer 1, translated as MSNQNKVQNTKVEIEFCKVCDYGGHCLALAKQIKRSSPEAVVVCQKGRQGSFEVVVNDKLVYSKLQTMALPDYEEVAEVVHEVCEGAEPREIKGQQEVNCVIS; from the exons atgtcTAACCAAAATAAAGTGCAAAATACTAAAGTTGAAATTGAATTTTG TAAAGTTTGTGATTATGGAGGACATTGTTTAGCTTTGGctaaacaaattaaaagaagTAGTCCAGAAGCAGTTGTAGTTTGCCAAAAAGGTCGACAag GTTCGTTTGAAGTGGTGGTTAATGACAAGCTAGTTTATTCAAAATTGCAAACCATGGCATTACCAGATTATGAAGAAGTAGCTGAAGTTGTACATGAGGTGTGTGAAGGTGCAGAGCCAAGAGAAATAAAAGGACAACAAGAAGTAAACTGTGTAATatcataa